From the candidate division WOR-3 bacterium genome, the window ACAAACTCCTTATGACGATTTAATATCTCAGGAGGTAACTTCTTTTCTTTCAAAGTCTTTTCGGTTAGAGCAAATTTTTCTCTTATTTCTCTATCTCTTTCTTTTAGCTCGCTTAATATCGTTTTGAAAGCATCTTTCCTTAACTCATCAGAAAAATCCTTTTCAAGGATTTCTTCTGATTTCTTTAGAACTTCATCAAAATCTTTATCTTTAAGGGAATTTAAGATTACAGTTAGTTTTTGATTCTGGATTTCTTCTTTAAGTTCTTTTGATTGAGCGTAGGCATCTATTCCGAATGCAAAAGGTAAAAACACAAATAGACTAAACCAGAGAAGAGATTTAAAAATCCTTTTATGTGATATTCTAATCATATCACAACCCTCCCAAAACTATTAGCCAAATCTAATAAATGTTTTCTCCCTGTCAAGGGCAATTTGCCTATTTTGGATACCAAAATAATAAGAGCAGTCTCATAAGCATTATTGTTCCAACTCCCATCTGAATCCTGAAGAGAAAGGAGGAAGTTTTTTGTTTTATTTATTGCACTATACCATATTACCCTATAATCTATACCCTCTCTATACCCTATACCCTCTAAACCATACCCTCCCTGTAGGGCCATCAGGGAAAGTGCACTCTCATATATTGAAGTTGTATCCTTCCCAAAACTACCATTTGTGTTCTGTTGACTAAGAAGCCAGGAAATTCCATTTTTGATTTGGGTGCTTAAATCATATATACCATGGAATCTTTCCAGAGAAATGAGAGTTAATGCGGTTAGATATATATTGGAAATGTTCTCATCATTATATCGCCAGAATCCTGCTGTATCTTGCTCGTCCATTAGGTATCCAATTGACCATCCGATATTTTCATTTACCGAATAATTAGATTCATGCAAAGAAATAAGAGCAAACGCTGTACTCAGTACATCTCTTTTCTCTTTATCAAAAGTAAAACCACCTATAGGAGGTGAATAGTAAGATAATAGAGTATCCTGCAAAGAAGTTATATTAACGTCGGATGGTGCGAGCGCCTTTATTTTTTGAGACAAATGGCCACTGTTTTTAACTTCTAAGCTATCAAGATAAGTAATACCTTTAATATATAAGCTATCTGATGGATTTAAAACGCCGAGTGCTTCACAAACAGTAGCAGTTGATACATAAGTGCTTACAGTAGTATCTCCTCCCCATGAACCATCAGAATTCTGAGAGACTTTAAGCCATCGAATTCCAGCGTCAATAGCATCGCTAATTTTATTACTGTAAAGATTAAAAGAAAAAACAAGTAATACTGCTATAAAATTTTTAAATGCTTTCATATAATACTCCCCTCTTTTTAACTTTTCTTCCTATCAAAAACAAGATACTTTTCGTCCCATTTCCATTCGGGTTGAAAGGCTGCTTCGGTTATGATTACGATTTTGTTTTTATTTACTAACTTCTCTATATCTTTTTTTATCTGTTTGGGAATATCTAACTCTGGCAACAATTCTTCCTTATTATCCTTACTAACCCAAACGAGAGGATATAATAAAGGTTTCTTCGTCGATTTATATTTCATATAATATGCATTAAACCTACTTCTTTGTATAAAATTCATACCCGGGAAACCTCTAAATATACTGCACATATATTTTACCTTTGGCGGTTTTTTATCAAAACTCTCTATAACGACATATTTTTCAGGATATTTCCAACCTGGTTTAAACGCAGCTTCCGAAATTAAAACTCCATCTCCATTTTCGACTATTTTCTTTATTTCTTCCTTTACCGATTCGGGGATATTTGCTGTTTTGATGATATTTTCGTAGTTAGTTGATGTTACACATAAGAGAGGAGAATCGTATTCTAAAGTGTTTGCCCATTTTGTAGAATATGAATTGTATTTCAATCTTGCTGCTCCGTCCTTAAAGAAATTCCATTGTTTAAAAGGATCAGATATTGGTTTTCCTTCAAAAATAACTACTTTAAGATATCT encodes:
- a CDS encoding prenyltransferase/squalene oxidase repeat-containing protein; the protein is MKAFKNFIAVLLVFSFNLYSNKISDAIDAGIRWLKVSQNSDGSWGGDTTVSTYVSTATVCEALGVLNPSDSLYIKGITYLDSLEVKNSGHLSQKIKALAPSDVNITSLQDTLLSYYSPPIGGFTFDKEKRDVLSTAFALISLHESNYSVNENIGWSIGYLMDEQDTAGFWRYNDENISNIYLTALTLISLERFHGIYDLSTQIKNGISWLLSQQNTNGSFGKDTTSIYESALSLMALQGGYGLEGIGYREGIDYRVIWYSAINKTKNFLLSLQDSDGSWNNNAYETALIILVSKIGKLPLTGRKHLLDLANSFGRVVI